The following DNA comes from Curtobacterium sp. 9128.
CAGGTCCCGCGGACGCCGGTGACGTCGTGCGCTCCGGTCACGCCGTAGTACTCGCGTCGGCCGCCGCCCGCGGTGCCAGCCGTCCCTGCCCCCGGTGCCACGAGCCGTGCGATCGGGTCGATCGCGCGCAGCCACCGAGGGTCGCGGGCGATCGGCTTCGGGACGACCCGCAGCACGCGACCGAGCGGCGAGATCGTGCCGACGTCGATCGCGGCGCGGAGCGGACCCGCATCGAGGTCGATGCCGGATGCGGTCCGCCGGGCGGTGACGTCGACGACCTCGACGGCGTCGAAGCGGTACGTGCCGGAGACGTACGCGGCGACGATCTCGTCGGGGGCGAGCAGCACGCTCGACCCGTCGGGGAGCTCCACGAAGACGTCCGTGAACGCTCCGAACGGGGAGCGCTCCCACATCCCGACGACGAGTCGCACGCCGGAGCTGGTGCCGACGCCCGTGATGCGTCCGCGGAACCGGCGTTCGACGATGGCAGGGCGTGACGACATGCCCTGGACCGTACGCGGCGCTGCCGTGAGCCGACACTCCGGGCCCGGGCCGAGCCTCCCGACCGCGCCGCGCGCGGCCGCGGGAACCCGCCCGCGCTACGGGACGGGGACCGGCTCCGCCAGGAGCTCACGCACGCGGGGTGCGACCGCGGTGCCGTACAGCTCGATCGAGCGCATCATGTCCGCGTGCGGCAGGCGCCCGGTGGCGTAGCGCATGTCGAACCGCGTCACGCCGAGGATCCGCATGTTCCGTGCGATCTTCCGCGCGACGGTCTCCGTCGACCCGACGTACAGCGACCCGCCGGCCGACAGCCCGGCCTGGTACTGCGCCGCGTCGAGGGGCGGCCATCCACGCTCGCGCCCGAGGCGGTCGGTGACGGCCTTGTGGTACGGCCAGTAGCGTTCGGCGGCTTCCTCGTCCGTGGCGGCGACGAACCCGGGCGAGTGCATCGCGATGGGCTGCTGCGGCAGCTCGAGCTGCGTCAGCGCCTGCCGGTAGAGCCGCGAGAACGGGGCGAACTGCGCCGGCTGCCCGCCGATGATCGCGAGGAACAGCGGCATGCCGTAGGACGCCGCACGGATCACGGACTGCGGTGACCCCCCGACACCGATCCACGTCGGGATCGGACCGTGCTCGAGCTTCGGGAAGACGTCCTGGTCGGTCAGGCTCGCGCGCTTGGTGCCGCTCCACGTGACGGGGTCCCCGCCGCGCAGTGCTGCCCAGAGCTGGAGCTTCTCCTCGAACAGGACCTCGTAGTCCGCGAGCTCGTAGCCGAAGAGCGGGAACGACTCGGTGAAGGAGCCTCGCCCGAGGATGACCTCGGCGCGGCCGTTGGAGATCGCGTCGACGGTGGCGAACCGCTCGTAGACGCGGACGGGGTCGTCGGACGACAGCACGGTGACCGCGGACCCGATCCGGATGCGCTCCGTGCGGGCGGCGATCGCCGCGAGGACGACCTCGGGGGCGCTGACCACGAAGTCCTCGCGGTGGTGCTCACCCACGCCGATGAAGTCGATGCCCACCTGGTCAGCGAGGACGGCCTGGTCCACCACGTCGCGGATGCTCTGCGCATCGGACTGCTGCGAGCCGTCGGCGAGTTCGGTGACGTCGCCGAACGTGTCGAGGCCGAGCTGCACGGGTCCGACGCGGTCGGGTGCGGGCGGCGGGACGTCCGACGGACGACCGGTACCGAATGCGTTGCTCATCGCGCCCTCCAAGTGAATGCGTTTGCATGAATCTAGCACAGTTGCGTGTCCTCGGACAGTCCGCGTGTACGGTCGCGCGCATGCCCAAGATCCCCGACCAGACTGGCCGACGCATCGTCGTGACCGGAGCGAACAGCGGCACAGGCAAGGAGACCGCCACCCGGCTCGCCGAGGCCGGCGCCTCCGTCGTGCTCGCCGTCCGGACGCCGTCGAAGGGCGACGCCGCCGCCGCGTCGATCCGGCAGGCACACCCGGGCGCCGACGTCGAGGTGCGTGAGCTCGACCTGGCCGACCTGTCGAGCGTCCGTCGGTTCGCCGCAGGGATCGTCGACGAGGACCGACCGCTCGACGTGCTCGTGAACAACGCCGGCGTGATGATCCCGCCGAAGCGCTTCGAGACCGTCGACGGCTTCGAGCTGCAGTTCGGGACGAACTTCCTCGGCCCGTTCGCGTTGACGAACCTCGTGATGCCGGCACTGCTCCGGGCGTCGTCGCCCCGCGTCGCGACGATGTCGAGCCTCGCGGCGATCCCCGGGAGGATCCGGTTCGACGACCTGCAGTGGCTCCGCGGGTACTCCCCGTGGCGGGCGTACGCGCAGTCGAAGCTCGCCGACCTGCTGCTGTCGCTGCACCTCCACACGCTGTCGGTCGAGCTCGACTGGCCGCTCGTGAGCACCGCGGCGCACCCCGGGTACACCCGCACGAACCTGCAGTCGTCCGGTCGCTCGCTCGGTCGGTCACGGCCGGTGTCGTCGAAGCAGCGGGCGTGGCCGTTCACGCAGGACGTCGCGCAGGGCAGCGAGCCGCTGTTGTACGCGGCGGTCGGGCCGAACGCCGTCGGCGGCGCGTACTACGGTCCGTCGGGGATGTTCGGCATGGTCGGTCCGACCACGAACGCCCCGATCCCCCGCTCGGCGCGGAGCCCGGAGCTCGCCCGCAGCCTGTGGGCCGTCGCCGAGGACCTCACCGGGACGCACCTGCCCGCCTGACGCGCGCGCACGGCCGGGAGGCTCGGCGCACGCCCGCCCCGCCGGCCCGGCCGCGAGCGCGGCCGGTGACACCCCCGCGTCAGGCGTGGTGGAGTTCGACGCTGCCGTCGATGTCGCCCGGGTCGGCCAGGCGGGCGTGCTGCAACACGGTGCGCCCGGGTCCGACGGCCGCGGCCACGATCGACAGGGTCGCGAAGTGTCCCTCGGGCTCGTGCGCGTCGCGGAGGATCGCGTCGGGATCGTCCGACGACAGCGCGGCCGACGCGGCGAGGACCCCGAACCAGGGGCTCCACCCGTCACCGGCGTCCGTCCCGGCATCGGCGGCGCGGAGCTCGTCGAACGGGGCGAGCTCCGGCGGCCCGACCGGTGCGTCGACGGCGCGGAAGGGCTCGAGCCAGCGACCGATCCGCGGCGCTGCCGGATCGTCGGGCTCGCCGTGCGTGATCATGTGCACGCCGGGCTCGAGCACGGTCGTCCGGACCCGCGACCCGTCCCAGGAGATCACCGACGCCCCGGACAACGTGGCACGGACGAGATTGAACGCCCTGGTGGTCGGGACGGTGTCGTCGTGGCCGGGCAGCACGCCGTCGGCCACCGCGTCGACGGGCAGCACCCCACGCGTGGTCCACGTGCCGTCGGCGGAGGGGACGTCCTCCCAGCGGTTCAGCACGACCGCGAGCCCGCCCTCGTCCGAGGCCGCCAGCCAGGCACCGCCGGCCTCGCGGTCGCGGACACCGCGCAGCCCGGGGTCGCGGTCGGGCCACCACGCCGCCGGTGGGTCCCACGGGCGGGTCGGGGACTCGTCGCGCATGGCCAGCACGGTGACGGGCCACGCCGAGCCCGGTTCGACACGGACGACGACGGTGCACATGGAGCCGATCCTGCCATGCGCGCCCGAGCACGAGCACACGCCCGCGCCCGAGCACGAGCACACGCCGGCACCCGTGCCCAGCACACGCCCGCTCCGGCCACGTCCCGCCGGGTAGCGTGGCCGACGTGACCAACGCACCGCAGCAGCGCAGGACCATCGTCGTCGGGATCACCGGGGGCATCGCGGCGTACAAGGCCGTCCAGGTCGTCCGGGAGTTCGTGAAGGCCGGCCACGACGTGCACGTCGTCCCCACCGAGGGCGCCCTGCGCTTCGTGGGGCTCCCGACGCTCGAGGCGCTCAGCAGGAACCCCGTCTCGACGAGCGTCTTCGAGGAGGTCGCCGAGGTCCGCCACGTGTCGCTCGGACGTCGGGCTGACCTCGTGGTCGTCGCACCCGCGACCGCCGACTCGCTCGCGCGGATGGCCGCCGGCCTCGCCCCCGACCTGCTCGGCACGACCCTGCTCGCGACCGAGGCACCCGTCGTCGTCGCGCCGGCGATGCACCCGCAGATGTGGGAGCACCCAGCGACCCGGGCGAACATCGCGACCCTCCGTGAGCGCGGCGTGCACGTCGTCGGCCCGGAGGTCGGGGCCCTCACCGGCGACGACGCCGGCATGGGGCGCATGTCGGAACCCGACACGATCGTCGCGGCCGCCCTGGCGGTGCTGGGGCAGACGCAGGACGCGGGACGACCCGACGGGGGTGAGCCGACCCTCCAGGCCGGAACGACCGGAACGACCGGGACGACCGCAACGACCGGGACGACTGCCCGCGGCGAGCAGGGCGACCTGTCCGGCGTCCGCCTCGTCGTCAGCGCCGGCGGCACCCGCGAACCGTTCGACCCCGTCCGCTTCGTCGGCAACCGCTCGAGCGGCCGACAGGGCGTCGCGATCGCCACCGCGGCCGCGGCCCGTGGCGCCGACGTGACCCTCGTCAGCGCGAACGTCGACGGCGGCCTGACCCGAGGACTCGACGCGCACGTCGTCCAGGTCGGGTCGGCGCTCGAACTCGCCGAGGCCGTGCACGCCGCGGCAGCGGACGCGGACGTCGTCGTGATGACCGCCGCCGTCGCCGACTACCGACCGGCCGAGGTCCGCGCCGAGAAGCTCAAGAAGGACGCGCAGGGCGACCGGATGACGCTCGAGCTCGTGCGGAACCCCGACGTGCTCGCGGACCTCGTGGCGAACCGCCGGACCGGGCAGATCGTCGTGGGCTTCGCCGCCGAGACGGAACCGGACCGCGATGCCCGGATCGAGCTCGGCCGCGCGAAGATCGCCAGGAAGCCGGCCGACATGCTCGTGGTGAACCGGGTCGGCTGGTCAGAGGGGTTCGAGCGCGAGGAGAACGCGATCGAGGTGATCGTCCCCGGCGGCGAGGTGGTGCGCGCCGCCTCCGGCACGAAGGCGGAGGTCGCGGCCGTCGTCCTCGACCTCGTCGCGACGGCGCTGGCCTGACCCGCCCCGCCCCGGCCCCGCGCCCGCCCGATCGCGGCGCTGCCGGATCCTGGGCCGGCTCTGAGAGCGTCGACGGGCACGCGGGCCACGATGGTGCCATGGGACGACGCTCAGCACGCGCCAGACGCGCCAACCGGACGGCGGCACTCCTCGCCGTCATCCTCGGTGGCGCCGGCGTCACGCACTTCCTCCGCCCGCGCGGCTACGACCGCATCGTCCCGGAGGGCCTGCCCCCACGGACCACGACGCTGGCCTCCGGCGTCGCCGAGCTCGGGATCGCGGCGGGGCTCGCCGTCCCGGCCACCCGCCGCGCGGCCGGCATGGCGGCCGCCGCCCTCTTCGTCGCGGTGTTCCCCGCGAACGTCAAGATGGCGAAGGACCTGCTCGACAGCCCGCGGTCGACCCGCACCATGCGGATCGTGTCGGTCCTCCGCCTGCCCCTGCAGGCACCGCTCGTGTCATGGGCGCTCCGCGTCGGCCGGTCAGCCCCACGCCGATGACCGCCTCGCCGGACAGTCGGGCCGCGGAGCCGCTCCTGCACCGTCCGGTCACGGTGCACGCGTGGGAGGACGTCGTCTTCGCGCACTGGCGGCACGACCCGGCGTCGCTCGCTCGGCTCGTCCCCCGCGGGACCCGACCGGACGTGGTGGACGGGAGTGCGTGGGCCGGCCTCAGCGCGTACGTGTTCCGCGAGACGCGCGTGCCGCCGTTCCCGCCGTCGGGTCGTCTGGGCACGATGACCGAGGTGACGATCGAGATCCTCACCGTCGACGACCGCGGTCGGCACGGAGTCGCCTACCGGACGATCGACACGGCGAACGTCCCGGCCATCGTCGCGGCGCACGCGTTGCTCGGGGTCCCCTACGCGTTCGCGCACGCCAGGGGGAAACGGCGGGGGGACGCGCTGCGGTACCGCTCGGTTCGGCACCCTGATCGGTTGCGTCGCGCACGGCCGGGAGGCCCGGCTCGCCCCCGCCACGCCGCGTTCGTCCGCGTCGTGGCCGGTGCCACCGACTCCTCACCGCTCGCCGCCGAGCTCACCACGCGCGCGGGGATCCACGCCAGACACCTCGCGCAGACCGTCTTCTGGCAGCGGGAGCACCAGCCCCTCGTGCTCCGCTCGGCGACGCTCGAACGGCTGGAGGGCGACCTGCCGGACGCCGTCGGCATGCCGGGGCTCTTCGACCGGGCACCGGATTCGCTCCTCGTCCTCGACGGCACGACCGTCCGCTACGGCTGGGGTGACGTCGTCCGATGAGCGACCCGTTCGCGCTCGACCGCTTCGTCCGCGCGCAGGACGGCGTGCAGGACACCGCGCTCGCCGAACTCGCCCGGGGCCGGAAGTCGTCGCACTGGATGTGGTTCGTGTTCCCCCAGCTCCGCGGCCTCGGACACAGCCCGACCGCCGAGCGCTACGGCATATCCGGCGCCGACGAGGCCCGCGCCTACCTGGCCCACCCCGTGCTCGGCCCGCGACTGCTCGCCGCCGCCGAGGCAGCCGGCACCGCCCCCGCGCGCTCGGTCGAGGAGCTGGTGGGCGGCATCGACGCGCTGAAGCTCCGGTCGTCGATGACGCTCTTCGCCGCCGTCGCCGAGGACCCCCGGCCGTTCCGATCGGTGCTCGACCGGTGGTGGGGCGGGGCCGAGGACCGCCGGACGACGGACCTGCTCGGGCCGAACCCGTCGACGGGTACGTGACACTCCCGGAACCGACCGGAACGCCGTTCGCATATCAGGTATCGTGACCGATGCGTCCGCACAGATCCCGAAACAGGTGCGGAGCCCCCGATCCGAAGGACACAACATGCCGGTCCCCAGCAGCGCCCCGACCGAACACCAGCTGCTCCGCGACACCGTCCGCCAGAAGATCCACGAAGCGATCATGGACGGCACGCTCGAGCCCGGTGAGCGACTCAACGACGACGAGCTCATCGCATGGCTCGGCGTCTCGCGCACCCCCATCCGCGAGGCCCTCAGCCAGCTCGCCCGCGCCGGGCTCATCGAGATGGCGCCGAACCGCTACACGCGCGTCACCACGCCGGACCCCGGAGAGGTGATCGAGGCGCTGCAGACCCTCGGCGTGCTCTTCGGCGGCGTCGTGCGTCTCGCGGTGCCGCGACTCGGCACAGCAGCGCGCAAGAAGATCCTCGCCACGATCGACAAGACGATCAAGGAGTTCGAGTCGCACGACGTCAAGGGCGTCAACACCGACGCCCTCGGCGTCTTCGCGCTCTACGTCGACGAGTGCGGGAACGAGAACCTGCGGCGCGTCTGCCTCGACACGATGGACGGCCTGGCGTTCCGGTTGCGCCTGCCGAACCTCGACGAACTGGTCGACTGGGATCAGATGCTCGCCGACTTCAAGCGACTCCGCACCGCGACCGAGAACGGCGACAACATCGAGGCCGAACTCGCGACCGAGGCGATCCACCAGCTCCCCGGCGAGAAGCACTGAGCTGTATCGATCAGGTGTTGCTCGCCGATCCGGTGTTGCACTGAGCAGCCGTACAGGAACCGCCCGTCCCGGACCCCGGGGCGGGCGGTTCGTCCTTCGCGTGTCTCCCCACGCGACGCCCCTGGCACGCTCCCAGCGACGCGATCCGGGCAGCCGGTAGCATCGCCACGACCGCTCGACGACGACCCCGGAGCAGCAGATGACGCAGCGCCAGCCCGAACCGCACACGGGGCAGACGGACCGCACCGAGATCGCCGCGCGCCTCGCCGCCGCGGTCGGCCGCATCAACCGTCGGGCACGCACCGATTCCGCCGCACTCGGGTACGGGATCGTGTCGGCGCTCGCGACGATCCAGCGCGACGGACCCCTGCGCCCGGGCGACCTGTCGCGGCTCGAGGTGGTCACGAAGCCCACGATGACCCGTATCCTCACCGAGCTCGAGCAGCGCGGGTTCATCGCCCGCGAGGCCGACCCGACCGACGGCCGCGCGTTCATGGTGAGCGCCACACCTGAGGGCATCGCGGCGGTCGAGCTCGCCCGCTCGGAGCGCACCGGGATCGTCGCGTCGCTGATCGCCGAGCTCCCCGCCGAGGACGTCGACGACATCGCCCGCGCCCTCGGAGCACTCGAGCGCGTAGCACAGGGCCAGGTCACCCAGGAGACCCACAGCTCCACGGTCTGATCGGGCCGTTACCGAACCGTTATCGACGGGTGGACGGACGGTTCTGCCAGTGATCCCGGACGGACCGTCCAGGGTGACCCGTCATCGTTGCCGCTTCGCCATCGCTGCGGCCGCCCCACACGGCTGCCCACTCGGCGAACGGACGGGCCCCACACCACCGTCCGGTCGCACACCGGCTCTCGGTGCTCTCTCGCGATGACGCAGTGCGCACGTACGAACCGCCCGAACCACCGGAATCGATGACAGGACAGATCCCCGACCTCCCGACCACCACCACCACCACGACCGGCACCCGCCGAGCAGCCCTGGACTCCCCCAGCCGCAGGATCCGACGCACCCTCCGCAAGCGCGGCGTGCTCATCGCCAGCGGTGCAGCGGTCCTCGCGATCGCCGGCGGTGCACTCACGGTCACGACACAGCCGGCACTCGCCGAGGCCGTCGGCATGCCGACGTCGAGCCCGACCCCAGGACTCAGCGGCACCGCCCTCGACCGTGCCCAGGCAGCGGCGACCGTCGCGACCGCGAAGACCGTCGTCGAGAACGCCAACGACAAGACGGACACGTCGAAGCTCGAACAGCAGATCTCGTCGCTGTCGAACCCCGCGAAGCTCTCCGGCGGTGCCCTGTCCGAGCGGATCGCGTCCACCGTCGACACGACCCAGGACGTCGCCCAGGCGAGTGCCGACCAGGACAAGCAGGACGCGGACGCGAGGGCGGCTGCGGCGAAGGCAGCGGCGGACAAGGCCGCCGCGGAGCAGGCGGCCGCCGATGCGGCAGCGGCAGCGCAGGCCGCGGCAGCAGCGCAGGCGGCGGCGAACTCCCCCGCCGGGGCGAAGGCCACCGCGAGCTCCCTCGCGTCGTCGAAGTACGGATGGGGCTCCGACCAGTTCCAGTGCCTGAACAGCCTCTGGACCAAGGAGTCCGGCTGGAACTACAAGGCGTACAACCCGTCCGGTGCGACCGGCATCCCGCAGGCGCTGCCCGGCTCGAAGATGGCCACGATCTCGTCCGACTGGGCCGACAACGCGACCACCCAGGTCACGTGGGGGCTGCAGTACATCAAGGACGCCTACGGCACGCCATGCGCGGCGTGGGGCCACTCGCAGGCGACCAACTTCTATTGATCGGCTGACCCTCCCCCTTCCGGCCCCGCCGGCCCCACCTCCCCCTTCCGACCCGGAACGACAAGGTCGCTGTCGTACGACAGCGACCTTGTCGTCGTCAGGCGTCTGCAACAGTTGCGGTCGCTCGGCAGCGACAGAGTCGCTGTCGTACGACGAGGGAGCTGTCGTTCGTTGCGGACGCAACCGACGTGCCCTGGACGCGGCCAGAGCCGGACGGGAGGCGCGGTGCGGCGCCGCACCGGGCCTCCCGTCCGTCGCCGGGCGCGACCACGGCCCGTGGTGAGACGGCAGGTCGTGTCGCCATCGCGGACGGCACCCGCCGTCGTGTAGGCATGCACGGTGACGACGATCGGACTCCGCCGCATGCGGCCGCGCGACCCCGCAGAGGGACACCGCGCCGCCAGCCCGCTCGAGCTGCTCTTCGACCTGGTGTTCGTCGTGGCCGTCGGGTTCGCCGCGACGAACCTCCACGAGATCGAGGCCGAGGGGCACATCTCCTCCGCGATCGTGTCGTTCGCGTTCGTGTTCTTCTCGATCTGGTGGGCGTGGCTGAACTTCACGTGGTTCGCGACGTCGTTCGACACCGACGACTGGCTGTACCGCGTGATGACGTTCGTGCAGATGGCCGGTGTCCTCGTGCTCGCCGCCGGCGTCGGCCCGGCGATGCAGGACGGGTCGTTCACGATCGTCGTCATCGGGTACGTCGTGATGCGGCTCGCACTCGTCGGGCAGTGGATCCGCGTCGCGGCATCGACGTCCGAGTACCGGGCGACCGCACTCCACTACGCCCTCGGCATCACCGTCGTGCAGGCGCTCTGGGTCGCGATCCTGTTCCTGCCAGAGGGATGGCCGCGGTTCGTCGCGCCAGTGCTCATCCTGCTCGAGGTCCTCGTGCCGGTCTGGTCCGAGTCCCGGGCACAGACCACCCCGTGGCACACGCACCACATCGCGGAGCGGTACTCGCTGTTCACGCTGATCGTCCTCGGTGAAGGGCTCGTCGCGTCCGCGAGCGCCGTGATCGACGGACTCCGGCACGCTGAGCACCTCGGGCCGTTGCTCGTCTTGGCCGCCGGCGGACTGGTCATCGTCGCGGGCCTCTGGTGGATCTACTTCTCGCACGAGCAGCACGACCACATCCGCGGCCTACCGAGCGCGCTGGTGTTCGGCTACGGGCACTACTTCGTGTTCGCCGCCGCTGCCGCGGTGCCCGCCGGGATAGAGGTCGCGGTCAGCGCCGACGCGGGCGAGGCCGACCTGTCCCACGCGTCCGTCGCCGCCACGATCGCGGTGCCCGTCGCGCTGTTCGTCCTCGCGATCTGGGCGTTGGCCCTCCGGCCGTCGCTGTCCGTCGGGTGGAACACCGTGGTCGTCGTGCTGACGCTGGCCGTCCTCGCGACCATCGCGGTGCCGGAGGTGTCGCTCGTCGCGACCGCGCTGCTCGTCGCCGCGATCGTCGTGGTGCTGGAGGTCGCGGACGCGAGGGCGCGTCGCTGACGGGCGGGTGGCGCGTCGGTGCCGACTCGGAACGACAGGATCGCTGTCGTACGACAACGACGATGTCGCTCCCGAGCGCGTGCAAAAAACCGACTGTCAGCCGACTCGCGCGACGCGGACGTCGATTCGAGCCAGCACGAGACCGTTGCGCGCCGCCTCGGCGAGGGCCGCGTCGTGCACGGCTCGTGCGACCTGCGGCGCCGGGACGACACCGTCGGTCCCGATGACGACGCGGAGCACATCACCGTCGACGACGATCCGTGGCGCCGATGCCGGCGTCGTCAGGTGCCGCACGGACCTCGCGGTGCTGCCGAGTGTCGGCTTCGCGTGGAACAGGTCGGCGACACCGGCCACCCCCAGCACGGCCGTCTCGATCGAGGCCAGGGCGACGGCCGATCCCGTCTCCTGGGGCTGCACGTCGTCGTCCTGCATCTCGCTCATCGTTCCTCCTCCGACGTCGTCTCGATCAGGTCACGGACGACCACGTCGATCGCCTCGACCACCAGGTCCGTGTGCTCGGCGAGCGCCGAGTCCACCGCGGCGCGGACCAGGTCGGCGGTCGTCGGGATGGACGGGCCGGCGACGATCGCGACCTCGACGGTCACCCGCACCGGGGCCGCGAGCACGGTGACGTCGCCGTCGATCGAACAGCGTGCGACGACGATGCCCGGAACCGCGTCACCTGCTCGACGGACCAGCGAGCGGATCGCTCCCTCGGTCATGACCGGGTGTTCCGTCGCTGCCTCGGCGCGGAGCGGGACGTCGCGGCCGGATCGGGCCTCGAGCGAGATGTTCGCGAGGACACCACCGATCCACGACTCGTCAGCGGGGGCTTCTGCCAGGGCCGCCGCCTCGAGCGAGCCGAACGACACCTGCCGCAGCCGGATGATCGCTGCGAGTGCGTTCTGGCAGGCCGGTGAGTCGTCGATGTCCGGGTCGGCCGGCTGCATGCCGGCGTCGAGGTAGTCGGCGAGCTCGTCGATCGTGTGTCCGTCGAGGTCCTCCGGCTCGAGGGCGGCGAGCACCACGCGGTCGGGCTCGAGCGGTTCGGGTGCGGCAGTCATCGCCATCCCTCCATCAGACGGATCATGTTCTTCCTGGCACGGGACAACAGCCCGCGGACGGTCGAGAGCGGCACGTCGAGTTCCTCCGCGATCTCCTCGTAGCGGTACCCGAGCACTTCCTTCATCAGCCAGCACCGCCGCTGCGCGTCCGGGAGCTCGGCGAGGGCGACCTCGACGGCGTGCTCGCGGTCGCGCGCCTCGGCGACGCGTTCCGGGGCGTCGTCGGACGGGGCAGCGACCTCGAGCTCGGTGACGTCGTCGTGGTCCCGGCGCGCTCGGATGCGGTCGATGCACTTCCGGCTGAGGATCCGCATCAGCCACGCCTTCACGTGCGCGTTGTCCTGGAGGGCGTCGAGGCGGTTCCAAGCCGTGATGAAGGTCTCCTGCACGACGTCGTCCAGCTCGTCCGTCGAACCGAGGGTCCGGCGTGCGTACGCGCGGAGCAGTGGCGTGTGTCGGCGGATGAGGACCTCGAAGGCACGGACGTCGCCGTCGGCCGACCGTCCGGCGAGGACACCGTCGTCGAGGTCGACGAGAGCCGTCCTGGGTGGTGGGTGGTGCACGGTTTCCTTCTACTGGTCGGAGTTGCGAGCGGGCTGCGCTCACGGATGTGACGCGTCCAGACTGCACTTCGTCACACATCTCGGGCATCCTGGTCCCATGTCGCTCGTCACCGCCGTCTGCCGCGTCGACCGCTTGCTGCCCGACTCCGGCACGATCGGGATCACCGCGATCGACAAGCGTCCGGTCGACGGACCGGTCCGCGTCCGACCCCTCGGCCTCTACGCCGACGTGCAGGCG
Coding sequences within:
- a CDS encoding GntR family transcriptional regulator, with amino-acid sequence MPVPSSAPTEHQLLRDTVRQKIHEAIMDGTLEPGERLNDDELIAWLGVSRTPIREALSQLARAGLIEMAPNRYTRVTTPDPGEVIEALQTLGVLFGGVVRLAVPRLGTAARKKILATIDKTIKEFESHDVKGVNTDALGVFALYVDECGNENLRRVCLDTMDGLAFRLRLPNLDELVDWDQMLADFKRLRTATENGDNIEAELATEAIHQLPGEKH
- a CDS encoding phospholipase, producing MTGQIPDLPTTTTTTTGTRRAALDSPSRRIRRTLRKRGVLIASGAAVLAIAGGALTVTTQPALAEAVGMPTSSPTPGLSGTALDRAQAAATVATAKTVVENANDKTDTSKLEQQISSLSNPAKLSGGALSERIASTVDTTQDVAQASADQDKQDADARAAAAKAAADKAAAEQAAADAAAAAQAAAAAQAAANSPAGAKATASSLASSKYGWGSDQFQCLNSLWTKESGWNYKAYNPSGATGIPQALPGSKMATISSDWADNATTQVTWGLQYIKDAYGTPCAAWGHSQATNFY
- a CDS encoding DUF2071 domain-containing protein; amino-acid sequence: MTASPDSRAAEPLLHRPVTVHAWEDVVFAHWRHDPASLARLVPRGTRPDVVDGSAWAGLSAYVFRETRVPPFPPSGRLGTMTEVTIEILTVDDRGRHGVAYRTIDTANVPAIVAAHALLGVPYAFAHARGKRRGDALRYRSVRHPDRLRRARPGGPARPRHAAFVRVVAGATDSSPLAAELTTRAGIHARHLAQTVFWQREHQPLVLRSATLERLEGDLPDAVGMPGLFDRAPDSLLVLDGTTVRYGWGDVVR
- a CDS encoding LLM class flavin-dependent oxidoreductase, producing the protein MSNAFGTGRPSDVPPPAPDRVGPVQLGLDTFGDVTELADGSQQSDAQSIRDVVDQAVLADQVGIDFIGVGEHHREDFVVSAPEVVLAAIAARTERIRIGSAVTVLSSDDPVRVYERFATVDAISNGRAEVILGRGSFTESFPLFGYELADYEVLFEEKLQLWAALRGGDPVTWSGTKRASLTDQDVFPKLEHGPIPTWIGVGGSPQSVIRAASYGMPLFLAIIGGQPAQFAPFSRLYRQALTQLELPQQPIAMHSPGFVAATDEEAAERYWPYHKAVTDRLGRERGWPPLDAAQYQAGLSAGGSLYVGSTETVARKIARNMRILGVTRFDMRYATGRLPHADMMRSIELYGTAVAPRVRELLAEPVPVP
- a CDS encoding NRDE family protein, with the protein product MCTVVVRVEPGSAWPVTVLAMRDESPTRPWDPPAAWWPDRDPGLRGVRDREAGGAWLAASDEGGLAVVLNRWEDVPSADGTWTTRGVLPVDAVADGVLPGHDDTVPTTRAFNLVRATLSGASVISWDGSRVRTTVLEPGVHMITHGEPDDPAAPRIGRWLEPFRAVDAPVGPPELAPFDELRAADAGTDAGDGWSPWFGVLAASAALSSDDPDAILRDAHEPEGHFATLSIVAAAVGPGRTVLQHARLADPGDIDGSVELHHA
- a CDS encoding MarR family transcriptional regulator, which encodes MTQRQPEPHTGQTDRTEIAARLAAAVGRINRRARTDSAALGYGIVSALATIQRDGPLRPGDLSRLEVVTKPTMTRILTELEQRGFIAREADPTDGRAFMVSATPEGIAAVELARSERTGIVASLIAELPAEDVDDIARALGALERVAQGQVTQETHSSTV
- a CDS encoding DUF1810 domain-containing protein, with amino-acid sequence MSDPFALDRFVRAQDGVQDTALAELARGRKSSHWMWFVFPQLRGLGHSPTAERYGISGADEARAYLAHPVLGPRLLAAAEAAGTAPARSVEELVGGIDALKLRSSMTLFAAVAEDPRPFRSVLDRWWGGAEDRRTTDLLGPNPSTGT
- a CDS encoding SDR family oxidoreductase translates to MPKIPDQTGRRIVVTGANSGTGKETATRLAEAGASVVLAVRTPSKGDAAAASIRQAHPGADVEVRELDLADLSSVRRFAAGIVDEDRPLDVLVNNAGVMIPPKRFETVDGFELQFGTNFLGPFALTNLVMPALLRASSPRVATMSSLAAIPGRIRFDDLQWLRGYSPWRAYAQSKLADLLLSLHLHTLSVELDWPLVSTAAHPGYTRTNLQSSGRSLGRSRPVSSKQRAWPFTQDVAQGSEPLLYAAVGPNAVGGAYYGPSGMFGMVGPTTNAPIPRSARSPELARSLWAVAEDLTGTHLPA
- a CDS encoding bifunctional phosphopantothenoylcysteine decarboxylase/phosphopantothenate synthase — encoded protein: MTNAPQQRRTIVVGITGGIAAYKAVQVVREFVKAGHDVHVVPTEGALRFVGLPTLEALSRNPVSTSVFEEVAEVRHVSLGRRADLVVVAPATADSLARMAAGLAPDLLGTTLLATEAPVVVAPAMHPQMWEHPATRANIATLRERGVHVVGPEVGALTGDDAGMGRMSEPDTIVAAALAVLGQTQDAGRPDGGEPTLQAGTTGTTGTTATTGTTARGEQGDLSGVRLVVSAGGTREPFDPVRFVGNRSSGRQGVAIATAAAARGADVTLVSANVDGGLTRGLDAHVVQVGSALELAEAVHAAAADADVVVMTAAVADYRPAEVRAEKLKKDAQGDRMTLELVRNPDVLADLVANRRTGQIVVGFAAETEPDRDARIELGRAKIARKPADMLVVNRVGWSEGFEREENAIEVIVPGGEVVRAASGTKAEVAAVVLDLVATALA